TTAATGGGAGCGCGAATCCGGTAGAATTCCGCTCTTATCACCGCATTTTGACGAATCCATTAAAAGAAACCGACCATGTTTGAAATAAATCCGGTAAATAACCGCATTCAGGACCTCACGGAGCGCTCGAACGTTCTTAGGGGGTATCTTTGACTACGATGCTAAGAAAGAGCGTCTCGAAGAAGTAAACGCCGAGCTGGAACAGCCGGACGTGTGGAACGAGCCAGAGCGCGCACAGGCGCTGGGCAAAGAACGTTCCTCGCTGGAAGCCATCGTGGATACGCTGGATCAGATGTCCCAGGGGCTGGAAGACGTTTCCGGTCTGCTGGAGCTGGCCGTTGAAGCCGACGACGAAGAGACCTTCAACGAAGCCGTTGCTGAACTCGACGTGCTGGAAGAGAAACTCGCGCAGTTGGAATTCCGCCGTATGTTCTCCGGTGAATACGACAGCGCCGATTGCTATCTGGATATCCAGGCCGGTTCCGGCGGTACGGAAGCGCAGGACTGGGCCAGCATGCTGACGCGTATGTATCTGCGCTGGGCCGAAGCGCGTGGCTTTAAAACCGAGATTATCGAAGAGTCTGAAGGCGAAGTGGCGGGTATTAAGTCCGTCACCATTAAGATTATCGGCGACTACGCCTACGGCTGGTTGCGTACCGAAACCGGCGTCCATCGCCTGGTGCGTAAGAGCCCGTTCGATTCCGGCGGCCGTCGCCACACCTCTTTCAGCTCTGCGTTCGTTTACCCGGAAGTGGATGACGATATTGATATCGAAATCAACCCGGCGGATCTGCGTATCGACGTTTACCGCGCATCCGGTGCGGGCGGTCAGCACGTTAACCGTACGGAATCTGCGGTGCGTATCACCCATATTCCAACCAATACGGTCACCCAATGCCAGAACGACCGTTCACAGCACAAGAACAAAGACCAGGCCATGAAGCAGATGAAAGCGAAGCTTTATGAGCTGGAAATGCAGAAGAAAAATGCCGAGAAGCAGGCGATGGAAGATACCAAATCCGACATCGGCTGGGGCAGCCAGATCCGTTCTTACGTGCTGGACGATTCCCGCATTAAAGATCTGCGCACCGGGGTGGAAACCCGCAACACTCAGGCAGTGCTGGACGGCAGCCTGGATCAATTTATCGAAGCAAGTTTGAAAGCAGGGTTATGAGGAACCAACATGTCTGAACAACAAGCACAGGGCGCTGACGCGGCAATTGACCTTAATAATGAACTGAAAGCCCGTCGTGAGAAGCTGGCCGCACTGCGTGAGCAGGGTATCCCGTTCCCGAATGATTTCCGTCGTGACCACACCTCTGATCAACTGCACGCTGACTTCGATGCGAAAGAAAACGAAGAGCTGGAAGCGCTGAACGTTGAAGTCGCCGTTGCTGGCCGCATGATGACCCGTCGTATCATGGGTAAAGCCTCTTTCGTTACGCTGCAGGACGTTGGCGGCCGCATTCAGCTGTACGTTGCGCGTGACGATCTGGCGGAAGGCGTCTACAACGAGCAGTTCAAGAAATGGGACCTCGGGGACATCATCGCTGCACGCGGTAAGCTGTTCAAAACCAAAACCGGTGAACTCTCTATCCATTGCACCGAGTTGCGTTTGCTGACCAAAGCCCTGCGCCCGCTGCCGGACAAATTCCACGGCCTGCAGGATCAGGAAGCGCGCTATCGTCAGCGCTACCTGGACCTGATCTCCAACGATGAATCCCGCAACACGTTTAAAATTCGTTCGCAGATCCTGGCTGGCATTCGTCAGTTCATGGTTGGCCGCAACTTTATGGAAGTGGAAACCCCGATGATGCAGGTGATCCCCGGCGGCGCATCTGCCCGTCCGTTTGTCACTCATCACAATGCCCTGGATATGGACATGTACCTGCGTATCGCGCCGGAACTGTACCTGAAGCGTCTGGTGGTCGGCGGCTTCGAGCGCGTGTTCGAAATCAACCGTAACTTCCGTAACGAAGGCATCTCCGTTCGTCATAACCCAGAGTTCACCATGATGGAACTCTATATGGCTTATGCGGACTATAAAGATCTGATCGAGCTGACCGAATCCCTGTTCCGCACCCTGGCGCAGAATATCCTCGGCAACACTGCGGTGCCTTATGGCGATGAGACCTTCGACTTCGGCAAGCCGTTTGAAAAACTGACCATGCGCGAAGCGATTAAGAAATACCGTCCGGAAACCGAGATGGCGGATCTGGATAACTTCGATTCCGCGAAAGCCATTGCTGAAAGCATCGGCGTTCACGTTGAGAAAAGCTGGGGCCTGGGCCGTATCGTGACCGAGATCTTCGAAGAAGTCGCGGAAGCGCACCTGATTCAGCCGACTTTCATTACTGAATACCCGGCAGAAGTCTCTCCGCTGGCGCGTCGTAACGACGAGAACCCGGAAATCACCGACCGCTTTGAATTCTTTATCGGCGGGCGCGAAATCGGTAACGGCTTCAGCGAACTGAACGACGCAGAAGACCAGGCGCAGCGCTTCCTCGATCAGGTAAACGCGAAAGCCGCTGGTGATGACGAAGCGATGTTCTATGACGAAGACTACGTGACCGCGCTGGAGCACGGCCTGCCGCCGACTGCGGGTCTGGGTATTGGTATCGACCGTATGGTCATGCTGTTTACCAACAGCCACACCATCCGCGACGTGATCCTGTTCCCGGCGATGCGTCCGGTAAAATAAGCATTACCGTAATAAATGAAACCCCAGATTTTCTGGGGTTTTTATGCCTGACGGCTAAAGTTTATCAATGCGTTACGCGCATTATCATCCGCAGCCTGCATCACCATCCACGGGCTGAAAGCCCACGGCGTGGCGCGGATCCCGCTGAAAACATCTTCAAGATTGCACCACTGGAAATCCATCACTTCATCAGGATTTATCTGTAGCGGGCTGGCTCTTCGGGCGGCATACACCGGGCAGACTTCATTTTCGACAATACCGTTTGGCGCCACGGCCCGATAGCGAAATTCAGGATAAACAGGCGTTATGCTGTGGATATCGACGCCCAGCTCAAAGCGGCAGCGGCGCGCAACGGCCTGCTCAAACGTTTCGCCCGTTTGCGGGTGCCCGCAAACTGAGTTAGTCCACACGCCGGGCCAGGCTTTTTTATCCAGCGAACGCCGGGTGACCAGTAACTGGCCATGTTCATTAAACAACCAGCAGGAAAACGCGAGGTGCAGCGGGGTGTCGAGGGTGTGAGCGGTATACTTCTCCAGCATACCTGAAGGCTTATCTTGCTCATCCAGCAAGATGACATGTTCCTGTCGCATAGTGTCCACCAAGAATCTTAAGCACTCGCTATTATAAGCCTTAATGCGACGGAATAATTAACACTTCGGACTATTTAACCGATAGGGGGAAGCAGTACCGTAACAGAAACGGAACTGCTTGAAGTGAGATGCTTAGAAAAGCAGCAGAAAGTGAAACCGACTTTCAATGCCTAACGCAATACCGTCAGAAACGGCAGGGATCGCCATCAGCATCAGTAAGAAAAGGCTAATCATACAGCGCAGTAAGATATTCATATCACTCCTCCCGCTGGCTCTTTTTTAGCTTTCGCAGCAGCAACCACATGCGTACCGTACGGACTTTTCCACCCGAGGATGCCGTTTCTTGCGCCAGTTCCGTATGGTGGCGATAACCATTAAAGAAGAGGTTAAGCACCACGGCGCTAACGGTGGCCAGCATAATACCGCTATGCAGCAGCGGCTGGAGTACGGCAGGCAGTTTAGAAAAGAAATCATGTGACAATGTTGGCGTCATGCCCACGCCGAGGCTGATCGCCACAATATAGAGGTTGTAGCGATTGGTGGTGTAGTTACAGCGCGACAGAATGCGAATCCCCGTCGCCAGCACCATGCCAAACATCACCAGACCGGCTCCGCCCAGTACAAACTGCGGGATCGATGCCACCAGTACCGCCATTTTGGGCACCATGCCAAACAGAATCAAAATCACCCCAGAGGCAATACACACCCAGCGGCTGTATACCCGGGTCACGCTGACCAGTCCGACGTTTTGTGAAAATGACGTATGGGGAAAGCTATTAAATAAGCCGCCAATCAGCGAGCCCACGCCATCAACGCGCAGTCCGCGGATAATATCCTGCGAAGACAGTTTGCGACCGACAATCTCCCCGAGGGCGAGGAACATGCCCATCGATTCGATAAAGACGATGATTAACACCGCCGTCATGGTCAGGATCGATACCGGATCAAACACCGGCATACCGAAGGCCATTGGCGTGACGATGGCAAACCACGAGGCGTCCTGCAGGCCGGAGAGGTTAACCTCATTCATCATCCACGACAGCGCAAAGCCGAAAATAATGCCTAACAATACGGCGACGTTGGACAGGAAACCTTTGGCAAAGCGGGTGATTAATAAGATAAAAACGAGCACGGCAAATGAAATACCCAAATAAACCGGATCGCCGTACTGCGGATTCCCTTTTCCCCCGGCGGCCCAGTCGATGCCGACCTGGATAATGCTCAGGCCGATAGAGGTAATCACCACACCGGTAACCAGCGGAGGAAACAGCGGGATTAAGCGCCCGATAAGCGGTGCCAGTAAGGTGGTGATGATGCCTGCGGCAATGGTTGCGCCAAAAATCCCCAGCAGGCCAATATCCGGATTCATCCCGATGGCGATCATCGGCGTTACGGCGGCAAACGTCACCGACATAATTACCGGCAGACGAATGCCCATAAAGCGACCGATCCCAATGCATTGCAGCAGCGTCACCACGCCGCAGCAAAACAGATCGGAGCTAATCAGCAGCGCGACGGCCTCTTTATTCAGCCCGAGCCGGTCGCCGATCATCAGCGGCACTGCCACTGCGCCTGCATACATCACCAGTACATGCTGTAGCCCGAGGACGACCAGCTTTCCCGGCGATAAGATGCGGTCAACCTCGTCGATGGTGCCGCCGGGTTCGGCGGGAGGTGGAAGTTGAGAATCTATGGCGCTCATGTGTATTTCTCCTTGAACCCGGCACGCGCCAAAATCGGTTACCGGGCAGTAAAATGGCGAACCTTTCGACCCATCACATCTGGCGCTTAAATCGCCCATCCTCCGGCATAGAATGCCACCAGGGCGAGGGTGATAATCACGGTGCCGATATTCAGCTTTTGCCACTCGCGAGCGAAGACACGCCCGACAACCAGGGTGACAAAACCCAGCATAATGCCGGTGACGATATTGCAGGTCAGGACGATAAATACCGCGCAGACCAGCCCGGACATTGCATCAATAAAGTCATCAAAATCGAGCTTCGAGACGTTACTTAGCATCAGTAACCCCACGTACATCAGCGCGGGCGCGGTGGCGTAGCCGGGAATCAAATACGACAGCGGCGATAAAAACAGAATCAACAGGAACAGGAGGCCGACGATGGTCGCCGTCAGGCCGGTTTTCCCTCCGGCGGCGGTTCCTGCGGCGGATTCAATATAGACCGCCGCAGGGGCGGCACCGACCAGGCCGGAGAACACGGAGCTAATGGAGTCGCTGGTCAGCGCTTTGCCGCCGTTGATAATCTGGTTGTCTTTATCCAGCAGGTTTGCCTGCCCGGCCACGGCGCGGATAGTGCCGGTGGCGTCGAATACGGCGGTCATCACCAGCGCCAGCACGCTGGGAAGCACGGTGGGCTGGAGCGCACCCATGATGTCGAGACTAAAAATCAGTGATTTACCATCTTCACCGCTCAGGCTGGGTATCGCGACCAGGCCGTGATACTGAACGGCGGGATCGAAAATCAGGCCGATAATTGAAATGGCAATAATGACCAGTAGGATCCCCCCGGGGACGCGATTTTTTTCCAGACCAAAAATTACCGCCAGACCCAACAGGCTCATGATCACCGGAAAGGAAGTAAACGATCCGAGCGCCACCGGCAGCCCTTCCAGTGGGTTTTTTATCACCATGCCGACACCGTTCGCTGCAATGAGCAGCAGAAACAGCCCAATACCGATGCCGGTACCGTGAGCGATACCCATCGGCAGGTTACGCAAGATCCAGGTGCGCACCCCGGTAACCGAAATGGCGGTGAAAATTACCCCCATCAGAAAAACCGCGCCCAAGGCGACGGGAATGCTGATGTGCTGCCCCAGCACCAGGCTAAAGGCGGTAAAGGCGGTCAGGGAAATGGCGCAGCCGATGGCCATTGGCAGGTTTGCCCACAGCCCCATCAGCAGTGAACCGAAGCCCGCAACCAGGCAAGTGGCGACAAACACGGCGGCGGGCGGGAAACCCGCTTTTCCCAACATGCCGGGCACCACGATGACCGAATAGACCATCGCCAGAAAGGTGGTGAGTCCCGCCAGCACTTCCTGGCGAACCGTACTGCCGCGAGCCGAAATTTTGAAATAAGCGTCCAGCGCACCGCGGGGCTGCGATGCATCCGGGGTAGGCAGAGTATCTCCAGACATAGTTATGTCCTCAGCAGAATAGAAGGGTTTCGTCAGGTGCGCTCATACACCAGGCGGCCGTCAATATAGGTACGATAAATAGAACGATCGTCACCCAGCGTCATCATCACGAACAGCTTGTCGACCAGGGATACCGAGTTGTCGTAGCGTAGCTGCTGCAACGGCGTCGCCGTCGGCTCCAGCACCACAAAGTCGGCCTCTTTGCCCGGAGTGAAATTACCAATCAGATGGTCAAGCCCCAGCGCTTTCGCGCCGCCGAGGGTTGCCAGGTAGAACGCCTCATAGGCCGAGAGCCGATACCCCTGCAACTGCACCACTTTGTAGGCTTCGTTTAGCGTTTGCAGCATGTTGAAGGTGGTGCCTGCGCCGATGTCGGTGCCCAGCCCAACCTTGATTTTCTTACGCCAGGCTTTTTGCAAATTGAACAGCCCGCTGCCGAGGTACAGGTTCGAGGTGGGGCAAAAAGCGATGCTGGAGTCGGTTTCGCTCAGGCGATCCCACTCTTTCTCTTCCAGATGTACGCAGTGGGCGAAAACGCAGTTTTTACCGGTCAAACCATACTGGTGATAGACGTCAAGGTAGCCATCATGATCGGGATAGAGCTCTTTAACCCAGGCAATTTCATCTTTGTTTTCACACAGATGCGTATGTACCCAGGTGTCGGGATACTCCTGGCGCAGACGTTGCGCCATCGCCAGCTGTTGCGGCGTTGAGGTTGGGGCGAAGCGCGGGGTGATGGCATACAGCAGGCGACCATTTTTGTGCCAGCGTTCAATCAGCGCTTTGCTTTGCTGGTAGCTGCTTTCGGCATCATCCAGCAGATACTCCGGCGCGTTGCGGTCCATCATCACTTTGCCCGCAATCATGCGCATGTTGATATGGCTGGCGGCTTCAAACAGGGCGTCTACCGATTGCGGATGCACGGTGCCGAAGACCAGCGCGGTGGTAGTGCCGTTACGCAGTAGCTGCTTGAGGAAAAAAGAGGACATTTCGCGCGCATATTCCAGGTCCTGATAGCGCCGCTCGGTGGGGAAGGTGTGCTTGTTCAGCCACTCCAACAGCTGCTCGCCATAGGCGCCAACCATCTCGCTCTGCGGGTAGTGAATATGGGTATCGACAAATCCCGGAATCACCAGCTTGCCGCGATAATCGCGGACCCGGATGGCTTCAGGAACCCGATGTTTTCCCTTTTCCCATTCGCCAAACCATTCGACTTTGCCCTCGCGAATTAACAGCAATCCATCCTCGATAAACCGCAGCGCCGATTCGAGCTCCTCGGGATGTTCGATGGTGCGCGTGATATCGATAAAGCTACCACGCACGGCTTTTAGCGTGTGTTCTCCTGACATGTGAACTCCTTACAGTTAATCCGCTTCTTCCAATGAATCGGCTGCGGGCAAGACGTCCTCTTGCCGATAGCCGCCCGGAAGAATGATATTCAACAGGATTGCGGTCAGTCCGCCTGCGCAGATGGGGTTTTCCACCAGCACATAAATTGAGGCGGGTAAGATTTTGAAAATTTCCGGATCGTAAGAGACGCCAAGCCCCAGCCCGAGAGAGGTGGCGACGATCAGCGTTTCACGGCGCTTCAGGCCATTGGAAATAATGATGCGGATCCCGGCGATAGCGATCATCGAGAACATCAGCGTCATCGCGCCGCCCAGTACCGCCGAGGGGATGGTGGTGAAGAAGCCGCCAATGGTCGGGAACAGGCCGAGGATCACTAGCATGACGGCGATGGTGCGCCCGATATAACGCGAGGCGACGCCGGTCATCTGGATAACCCCGTTGTTTTGCGCAAAAGTGGTGAGCGGCAGGGAGCCAAGCGCGGAAGC
This Klebsiella sp. RHBSTW-00484 DNA region includes the following protein-coding sequences:
- the idi gene encoding isopentenyl-diphosphate Delta-isomerase — encoded protein: MRQEHVILLDEQDKPSGMLEKYTAHTLDTPLHLAFSCWLFNEHGQLLVTRRSLDKKAWPGVWTNSVCGHPQTGETFEQAVARRCRFELGVDIHSITPVYPEFRYRAVAPNGIVENEVCPVYAARRASPLQINPDEVMDFQWCNLEDVFSGIRATPWAFSPWMVMQAADDNARNALINFSRQA
- the lysS gene encoding lysine--tRNA ligase produces the protein MSEQQAQGADAAIDLNNELKARREKLAALREQGIPFPNDFRRDHTSDQLHADFDAKENEELEALNVEVAVAGRMMTRRIMGKASFVTLQDVGGRIQLYVARDDLAEGVYNEQFKKWDLGDIIAARGKLFKTKTGELSIHCTELRLLTKALRPLPDKFHGLQDQEARYRQRYLDLISNDESRNTFKIRSQILAGIRQFMVGRNFMEVETPMMQVIPGGASARPFVTHHNALDMDMYLRIAPELYLKRLVVGGFERVFEINRNFRNEGISVRHNPEFTMMELYMAYADYKDLIELTESLFRTLAQNILGNTAVPYGDETFDFGKPFEKLTMREAIKKYRPETEMADLDNFDSAKAIAESIGVHVEKSWGLGRIVTEIFEEVAEAHLIQPTFITEYPAEVSPLARRNDENPEITDRFEFFIGGREIGNGFSELNDAEDQAQRFLDQVNAKAAGDDEAMFYDEDYVTALEHGLPPTAGLGIGIDRMVMLFTNSHTIRDVILFPAMRPVK
- a CDS encoding nucleobase:cation symporter-2 family protein, with the protein product MSAIDSQLPPPAEPGGTIDEVDRILSPGKLVVLGLQHVLVMYAGAVAVPLMIGDRLGLNKEAVALLISSDLFCCGVVTLLQCIGIGRFMGIRLPVIMSVTFAAVTPMIAIGMNPDIGLLGIFGATIAAGIITTLLAPLIGRLIPLFPPLVTGVVITSIGLSIIQVGIDWAAGGKGNPQYGDPVYLGISFAVLVFILLITRFAKGFLSNVAVLLGIIFGFALSWMMNEVNLSGLQDASWFAIVTPMAFGMPVFDPVSILTMTAVLIIVFIESMGMFLALGEIVGRKLSSQDIIRGLRVDGVGSLIGGLFNSFPHTSFSQNVGLVSVTRVYSRWVCIASGVILILFGMVPKMAVLVASIPQFVLGGAGLVMFGMVLATGIRILSRCNYTTNRYNLYIVAISLGVGMTPTLSHDFFSKLPAVLQPLLHSGIMLATVSAVVLNLFFNGYRHHTELAQETASSGGKVRTVRMWLLLRKLKKSQREE
- the ghxQ gene encoding guanine/hypoxanthine transporter GhxQ, whose translation is MSGDTLPTPDASQPRGALDAYFKISARGSTVRQEVLAGLTTFLAMVYSVIVVPGMLGKAGFPPAAVFVATCLVAGFGSLLMGLWANLPMAIGCAISLTAFTAFSLVLGQHISIPVALGAVFLMGVIFTAISVTGVRTWILRNLPMGIAHGTGIGIGLFLLLIAANGVGMVIKNPLEGLPVALGSFTSFPVIMSLLGLAVIFGLEKNRVPGGILLVIIAISIIGLIFDPAVQYHGLVAIPSLSGEDGKSLIFSLDIMGALQPTVLPSVLALVMTAVFDATGTIRAVAGQANLLDKDNQIINGGKALTSDSISSVFSGLVGAAPAAVYIESAAGTAAGGKTGLTATIVGLLFLLILFLSPLSYLIPGYATAPALMYVGLLMLSNVSKLDFDDFIDAMSGLVCAVFIVLTCNIVTGIMLGFVTLVVGRVFAREWQKLNIGTVIITLALVAFYAGGWAI
- the prfB gene encoding peptide chain release factor 2 (programmed frameshift), which gives rise to MFEINPVNNRIQDLTERSNVLRGYLDYDAKKERLEEVNAELEQPDVWNEPERAQALGKERSSLEAIVDTLDQMSQGLEDVSGLLELAVEADDEETFNEAVAELDVLEEKLAQLEFRRMFSGEYDSADCYLDIQAGSGGTEAQDWASMLTRMYLRWAEARGFKTEIIEESEGEVAGIKSVTIKIIGDYAYGWLRTETGVHRLVRKSPFDSGGRRHTSFSSAFVYPEVDDDIDIEINPADLRIDVYRASGAGGQHVNRTESAVRITHIPTNTVTQCQNDRSQHKNKDQAMKQMKAKLYELEMQKKNAEKQAMEDTKSDIGWGSQIRSYVLDDSRIKDLRTGVETRNTQAVLDGSLDQFIEASLKAGL
- the guaD gene encoding guanine deaminase, encoding MSGEHTLKAVRGSFIDITRTIEHPEELESALRFIEDGLLLIREGKVEWFGEWEKGKHRVPEAIRVRDYRGKLVIPGFVDTHIHYPQSEMVGAYGEQLLEWLNKHTFPTERRYQDLEYAREMSSFFLKQLLRNGTTTALVFGTVHPQSVDALFEAASHINMRMIAGKVMMDRNAPEYLLDDAESSYQQSKALIERWHKNGRLLYAITPRFAPTSTPQQLAMAQRLRQEYPDTWVHTHLCENKDEIAWVKELYPDHDGYLDVYHQYGLTGKNCVFAHCVHLEEKEWDRLSETDSSIAFCPTSNLYLGSGLFNLQKAWRKKIKVGLGTDIGAGTTFNMLQTLNEAYKVVQLQGYRLSAYEAFYLATLGGAKALGLDHLIGNFTPGKEADFVVLEPTATPLQQLRYDNSVSLVDKLFVMMTLGDDRSIYRTYIDGRLVYERT